The following coding sequences lie in one Pseudorasbora parva isolate DD20220531a chromosome 18, ASM2467924v1, whole genome shotgun sequence genomic window:
- the LOC137046317 gene encoding proteinase-activated receptor 1-like: MGIRTILFLILNVHTCTAICNETFFFLHFEIIPEEVTYPSNSTDLNATERISNISEEASLFLKGLMVTRIMPSFYIFIILISLPLNALALVTFTCRIREKKPAVIYMSHLACVDLFFTLLLPLKIHYQLNASDWVFGEVACRVLSAAYYCYMYCSILLMMCISVDRLLAVAFPVTSLSWRSARKATCVCVLVWLLALAGTVPLLSMRQTLKVNDVGVTCHDVPINKLHNQLYMYLFSILSCLYYFVPLIVTLISYIIIIYVLSGKSKPLAKSSSVHRRRAVIIAIAVLTEFVMCFAPTNGILLYHCVRLATEGEGDSSYVSYLLAVCLGSASVFLDPLLYYYASSLYRQKIKSVFCWRRAKINLSKSNTQTGSSLKT; this comes from the exons ATGGGAATCCGaactattttgtttttaattctaaATGTGCACACATGCACAGCCATTTGTAACG agacttttttttttttacattttgaaattatACCTGAAGAAGTGACATATCCATCTAACAGCACTGATCTAAATGCAACAGAACGCATATCGAACATCTCAGAAGAGGCTTCTCTCTTTCTCAAAGGCTTGATGGTCACACGCATTATGCCCTCGTTCTACATCTTCATCATCCTCATTAGTTTGCCCCTGAACGCTTTGGCCTTGGTGACGTTCACCTGTAGGATTCGAGAGAAGAAACCAGCTGTGATCTACATGTCTCACCTGGCGTGTGTGGACCTGTTCTTCACCCTGCTGCTGCCTCTGAAGATCCACTACCAGCTGAACGCTTCAGATTGGGTGTTCGGTGAGGTGGCTTGTCGTGTGCTCAGTGCAGCTTACTACTGCTACATGTACTGCTCCATACTGCTGATGATGTGCATTAGTGTGGACAGACTGCTGGCCGTGGCGTTTCCCGTCACCTCTCTAAGCTGGAGGAGCGCAAGGAAagccacgtgtgtgtgtgtgctggtctGGCTGCTGGCGCTCGCTGGTACGGTGCCACTTCTCTCGATGAGACAAACGCTCAAGGTTAATGATGTGGGCGTCACTTGTCATGATGTGCCTATAAATAAGCTACACAATCAGCTATACATGTACCTGTTCTCCATCCTCTCCTGTCTCTACTACTTTGTGCCACTCATTGTCACCTTAATCAGCTACATTATCATCATATATGTGCTCAGTGGCAAGTCTAAGCCATTAGCAAAATCATCTTCAGTCCACCGAAGGAGAGCTGTGATTATAGCTATTGCCGTGCTGACAGAGTTTGTGATGTGTTTCGCTCCAACCAATGGCATCCTGTTGTACCACTGTGTTCGTTTAGCTACTGAAGGTGAGGGAGATTCATCATACGTTTCTTACCTGTTGGCTGTGTGTTTGGGGAGCGCAAGTGTTTTTCTGGATCCTCTTCTGTACTACTACGCCTCGTCTCTGTACAGACAGAAGATCAAATCTGTGTTTTGCTGGAGAAGAGCAAAAATTAATCTATCGAAATCAAACACTCAGACAGGATCCTCTTTAAAGACTTGA